From Anopheles arabiensis isolate DONGOLA chromosome 3, AaraD3, whole genome shotgun sequence, a single genomic window includes:
- the LOC120904170 gene encoding potassium/sodium hyperpolarization-activated cyclic nucleotide-gated channel 2-like — protein MRYKLKENRHICTIEQTRISQAENRALPRHVKVLRALQKLRLASDQHPSTEKHLKSSYQIIKENERLQQCFPAFIIHPFSLLRLYSDVVVFIVMNLHLMLLPFAFSFLAFETRPTRHLVEYIDLSLCVILVVEFALTFCTGFVVLETNEIVLNPRKIFFNRLRPFRLMYDLLLFFPYILLLEVFDELIVEAGAEASLVFVSFLYLCNIARFRDSNRYFSVIPRSLDISQSKMRIVEVIMNTLYVLHWTTCLGYIIPVLLKVDSSARTSDEEELLAAMHLPQPNVSAALERVANPFVRVRLTDLDTSTAYRYLRSMMITLRVGLASSEKKDIEEHYVYHWIMWLVMFLGWLWFNYVPVVLCRFFDSPEMATDQYDKFMANLKAFVYNKRLSATLERKLRNNFATRFRTRYFDEEMIMGLFPSNLRSSIRMETCRHLVASVDLFKNLPYFILTDIVNCLQMEVYLRDDVIIAAGSYGDSMYFLAAGTVAVYAMNGKELGHLTDGAYFGEISLIRRNQQRTANVVALEACEIYRLSHEDFQNVVKPHAYLLNRIRKQAEQRLAMMKRKKDKMYGKKFFEAFLQ, from the coding sequence AACCGGCACATTTGCACGATCGAACAGACGCGCATTTCGCAGGCGGAAAATCGGGCCCTTCCGCGGCACGTCAAAGTCCTTCGAGCGCTGCAAAAGCTACGACTTGCCTCCGATCAGCATCCGTCCACGGAGAAGCACCTCAAAAGTTCCTACCAGATCATCAAGGAGAACGAGCGGCTTCAGCAATGCTTTCCCGCCTTCATCATACATCCCTTCAGCCTGCTCCGTCTGTACAGCGACGTGGTCGTTTTCATCGTGATGAACCTGCACCTGATGCTGCTACCGTTTGCGTTCAGCTTTTTAGCATTCGAAACGCGCCCAACGCGACACCTGGTGGAGTACATTGATCTTTCGCTCTGTGTGATCCTGGTAGTGGAGTTTGCGCTTACATTCTGCACAGGATTTGTGGTGCTGGAAACGAACGAAATCGTCCTAAATCCGAGGAAAATCTTCTTCAACCGTTTGCGTCCCTTCCGGCTGATGTACgatctgttgctgtttttcccCTACATACTGCTGCTGGAAGTGTTCGACGAGCTGATCGTTGAGGCGGGTGCGGAAGCAtcgcttgtgtttgtgtcgttCCTGTATCTGTGCAATATTGCCCGGTTTCGGGATAGCAATCGGTACTTTAGCGTCATTCCACGATCGCTAGACATTTCCCAGAGCAAAATGCGCATCGTGGAGGTCATCATGAACACGCTGTACGTGCTGCACTGGACCACCTGCCTTGGGTACATTATACCGGTGCTGCTGAAAGTCGATTCTTCCGCCCGTACTTCCGATGAGGAGGAACTGCTAGCTGCGATGCATCTCCCACAGCCCAATGTATCCGCTGCGCTAGAAAGGGTGGCCAATCCGTTCGTACGGGTGCGCCTGACGGACCTCGACACCTCCACCGCCTATCGCTATCTGCGCAGCATGATGATAACGCTACGGGTCGGGTTGGCTTCGAGCGAGAAGAAGGACATTGAAGAGCACTACGTGTACCACTGGATCATGTGGCTGGTAATGTTTCTCGGCTGGCTGTGGTTCAACTACGTGCCCGTTGTGCTGTGCCGGTTTTTCGACTCGCCCGAGATGGCCACCGACCAGTACGACAAGTTTATGGCCAACCTGAAAGCGTTCGTGTACAACAAGCGGCTGAGCGCCACGTTGGAGCGGAAGCTGCGCAACAACTTCGCCACCCGGTTCCGGACGCGCTACTTCGACGAGGAGATGATAATGGGCCTGTTTCCCAGCAACCTTCGAAGCAGCATCCGGATGGAGACGTGCCGCCATCTGGTGGCGAGTGTGGATCTGTTCAAAAATCTGCCCTACTTCATACTGACGGATATTGTGAATTGTCTGCAGATGGAGGTTTACCTGCGGGACGATGTGATCATTGCGGCGGGGAGTTACGGTGATTCGATGTACTTCCTGGCGGCCGGTACGGTGGCCGTGTACGCAATGAACGGGAAGGAGCTAGGCCATCTGACCGATGGGGCGTACTTCGGGGAGATATCACTGATCAGGCGCAACCAGCAGCGTACGGCGAATGTGGTTGCGCTGGAGGCGTGTGAAATCTATCGACTGTCGCACGAGGACTTCCAGAACGTTGTTAAACCGCACGCCTATCTGCTGAACCGGATCCGCAAGCAGGCCGAGCAGCGGTTGGCCATGATGAAGCGAAAGAAGGACAAGATGTATGGGAAGAAGTTTTTCGAAGCATTCCTGCaatga